A region of the Kribbella sp. NBC_01245 genome:
TCGATCACGTCTCGCGCGATCACGGCGTTGACGGCGCCGAGGCGCTTGGCCAGGGGCTCGATGATGCGCAGGTTCGCCTGGTGCAGCACGACCGCGCCGAGGTCTTCCGGGGTGATGCCGCTCTTCTCGCAGACCTGCTTGGCGATCTTCGGCAGCTGGGTGGTGGTCCAGCGGAAGACGCTCTGGCCTTCCTGCGCGAACGTCCCGTCGCGGCCCTCGATCCGGACCGCGTCCGACATTTCCGGCACCGAACCCCAGACCACGGGTCCGACCTCAGGTTCCTCGCTGGCGACCAGCACCGCGGCACCGGCGCCATCGCCGATCAGGACGCAGGTGGTGCGGTCGGTCCAGTCCGTCCAGTCGCTGAGCTTCTCGACCCCGATCACCAGTGCCTTGGTCGCGGCACCCGCGCGGATCGCGTGATCGGCCGTCGCGATGGCGTGGCTGAACCCTGAGCAGGCGGTGTTCACGTCGAGTGCGGCCGGCGTACTCAGGCCGAGCCGGGCCGCGACCCGTGCGGCGACGTTCGGCGAGCGGTCGATCGCCGTACACGTGGCGACAACGACCATGTCGATCTCGGTGGCGTCGAGCCCGGAGTTGGCGAGGGCCTTCTCGGCGGCGCGGGCGGCCATCTCGTCGACCTGCTCATCCGGCGCGGCGATCCGGCGCTCGCGAATACCGACGCGACTCTGGATCCACTCGTCGTTGGTGTCCACCATCGTGGCCAGCTCGGCGTTGGTGAGCACCCGGTCGGGCTGATAGTGGCCGAGGGCAACAACTCTGGATCCGGTCATGTCGCACTGCCTTCCACTGGGTCGACTGGCAGTCTACTTGCCAGTACGCCCTGCTGGCGCGGCCTGTCTCATCCCCTGGCCGTGATCAATGGCACGCGCTCATCGGCTCACTCGCCGGCGCCGGAGCGGGGGTCAGCTGGTGATCCCGGCGGCTAGGAGGGCGCTGCGGATGTCGGCGGCGGAGAAGACCTTGAGGCCGTACTTGGCTTGGATGTCCATGGGTTTGAGGTCCTTGCCGCGGTTGGGGGTGTCGGCGGGGACGATGGCCTTGGTGAAGCCGAGGCGGGCGGCTTCGGCCAGGCGTTTTTCGAGGCCACCGACGCGGCGGACCTCGCCGGCCAGGCCGACTTCGCCGATCGCGATCAGGCCCGGGTGGATGGCCTTGTCCATCACCGACGAGGCGACCGCGATCGCGACGGCCAGGTCCGCGACCGGCTCGGTGATCTTCACCCCGCCAACGGTCGCGACGTACACCTCCATGTCGGACAGCTTGATCCCCGCGCGATTCCCGAGCACCGCGAGCACCATCGCGACTCGGCTCGACTCCAGCCCCGACGTCGTACGCCGTGGTTGCGGCGCTCCGGACGGCCCGACGAGTGCCTGCACCTCGGCCAGCAACGGGCGCCGACCCTCCATCATCACCGTCACGCACGTCCCAGGAACGGGCTCGGCATGACGGGATACGAAAAGCCCGGTCGGGTCGGTGACCTCGACGATCCCGGTGTCGACCATGTCGAAACAGCCGACCTCGTCCGACGGCCCGAACCGGTTCTTGGTCGCTCGCACCATCCGGAACCCGGAATGCCGGTCGCCGTCGAACGCGAGCACCACGTCCACCAAGTGCTCCAGCATCCGCGGGCCGGCGATCGCGCCTTCCTTGGTGACGTGCCCGACCAGCACGATCGCGATGTTCCGCTCTTTCGCGAGGCGGACCAGCGCGCCGGTCACCTCGCGGACCTGGGTCACCCCACCAGGCGCGCCATCGACCTCGGGATGCGCCATCGTCTGGACCGAGTCGACCACCAGGAACGTCGGCTGGACCGCGTCCACCTGGCCGATGACCGAGCCGAGGTCCGTCTCGGCGGCAAGGTACAACTCGTCGACCAGCGCGTCCGTCCGGCCGGCCCGGAGACGGACCTGGGCGGCCGACTCCTCACCGGAGACGTACAACGTGCGTTGGCCGCGACGGGCCGACTGGGCCGCGACCTCGAGCAGCAGCGTCGACTTGCCGACCCCCGGCTCGCCGGCCAGCAGGATGACCGCGCCCGGCACCACGCCACCACCGAGCACCCGGTCCAGCTCGCTGATACCGGTCGGGCGGGACTCGGCCTCGACCGCGCTGACCTGGCCGATCGGCATGGCCGGGTGGGACACCGCGCTCGCGACCACCCGGTTGGCCTTCGGCGCACCGATCTCCACCACCGTGCCCCAGGCCTGGCACTCGCCACAGCGGCCGATCCACTTCGCCGCCGTCCAGCCGCACTCCGTGCAGTGGAAGGGCGATCGCGTTGTTTTGGTCGCAGTCTTGGCCATGCCCGACAACCTAGAGGACGCCACCGACATTCTCCGGCAGCCCGTCGAGAAGCCCGAAAACTCAGTACTGACGGGTCCAGAGGTTGATCGCGTAGTCGACCTCGACGCCCGCGTGTTCGGCGATGATCCGCTCGGCCAGCTCCGGTTTGAACTCGATCCGGACGACCGCCTCGAAGTCCTCGCGCCGCTCGAACCGCCAGCCCATGTCGAGCGCGTGCCGTTGCCAGCCGCGCGACGACCAGAACCGCTCGACCTTGACCGGGTCGATCATCGGATAACCCTCGCGGAACCACCGGCCGAACGTCGACCGCCCGGCGTCATTGTCGATCACGAACGCCGTACCGCCGCGGCGCATCACGCGGTCGAGCTCGGCCAGACCCGGTTCGCATCCCGGGCCGAAGAAGTACGCCCAGCGCGCGTGCATCACGTCGATCGAGGCGTCCGGCACGGGTAGGGCCTGTGCGGTCGCCTGCCGTACGTCGACGTTGCCGAGGCCTGCCGTCCGGCGGCGGGCGGCCGCGGCGAGGGTCGCGTGCGGCTCGATCCCGATCACCTGACGAGCGGTCGTCGCAAAACGCGGCAGGTGGAATCCGGTGCCACAGCCGATGTCGAGCACGACGGCACCGGCCCAGTCGTGCAGTTCGCGCATCGTCGACTCGATCACGCCGCCGGGATCGACGGCCCGGTTCTCCACCTCATAGACGGCCGGGTGATGCCAGATGTTCGGGCTGGGGATCCCGCCCGAGCTGACGTCAGCCCGCACTGAAGGAAACTTCACGGCTGGAACCACGACGGCGGCTTCATCGTGATGAAGCCCTGCGAGGCCGGGAACTTGTCCGGCTTGGTCCCGATCTGCACCCAGTCATTGAGCGCATCGACCGCCGTGAGGATCTGCCCCGGGCTGAACTGGCAGTGGCCCTTACCGGAGGTCCAGGCGTTCGCGAGCCACTGCTGCGTCCCGGCGGTATCAACGGTCTGGTTGTAAGCCTGAGAACTCGCCGGCGCGATGAGCGCGTCAGTCCTGGTCCCGAGCAGTAGCACCGGCCGACTGATCAATCCGCTGAAGTCCGCGTACTTCTCGGCATATGGCCGGCCGGCGCCGGGCGCGATCCGCAGTGCGCCCATTCGCTCGACCGTGTCGTTGATGAGTTTGTCGCTCACGCCGACCGCGTGCAGGTGCTGGCGGTCCTTGGGGGAGACGCCGTAGTGATGGTCGAGGTTCTGCCCGACGGGACCACCGGCACGCCGCTCCAGGTCGGCGCGGGTCTCGGTCGCGAAACCCCAGACCCGGGTCCACCACTCGGCGCCCTTCGGAATACCCGCGAGGATGCGGATCAGCTCGAAGTTCCGCGGGCCGTCCGGTTCGCCGTACTGCTCGGTGAGAGTCGGTTGTACGTCTCGTTCGAAGTCGAGGTCGTCCCGCACGTCCGCCGGGGTGCCCCACTCGGACGGCCAGCCGTAGACCGCGTCGTAGGCCAGCGACAGCGCCAGCATCGCGTCGAACGTCCGCGACGTACCGGCGCCGACGGGACAACCCGCCAGCACGCCGTCGTACAGGTCGTTGCGCTCGAGCTCGCTCAAGGCGATCACCGAGCCCATCGAGAAGCCCGCCATCAAGGTCGTCTGCGGTTGCCCCACGACAGCCTTGAAGTACTCGAAGAGGGCGCGCATGTCGTCGATGCCCTCGGCAACGGCCCAGCCGTCCTGCCGGTACGCCGAACCGGCGACGGCATAACCGTTCTCCAGCATCAGGTCCTCGGCTTTGTCGCTGAGGAACGCCGACACCTCGCGGGGCGCGCCACGGGCCTCGGAGGTGTTGCGCAGGCCGTGCGCGTAGAGCACGAGCGTGCCGTTCCAGTCGGCCGGCACGCGGATCTCGTACGCCGCGCCGCCGAGCACGCCGTTCAAGTCCTGCGCGGGGCGCTTGTCCTGCCCGGGTTTGGTCGGGT
Encoded here:
- the radA gene encoding DNA repair protein RadA, whose product is MAKTATKTTRSPFHCTECGWTAAKWIGRCGECQAWGTVVEIGAPKANRVVASAVSHPAMPIGQVSAVEAESRPTGISELDRVLGGGVVPGAVILLAGEPGVGKSTLLLEVAAQSARRGQRTLYVSGEESAAQVRLRAGRTDALVDELYLAAETDLGSVIGQVDAVQPTFLVVDSVQTMAHPEVDGAPGGVTQVREVTGALVRLAKERNIAIVLVGHVTKEGAIAGPRMLEHLVDVVLAFDGDRHSGFRMVRATKNRFGPSDEVGCFDMVDTGIVEVTDPTGLFVSRHAEPVPGTCVTVMMEGRRPLLAEVQALVGPSGAPQPRRTTSGLESSRVAMVLAVLGNRAGIKLSDMEVYVATVGGVKITEPVADLAVAIAVASSVMDKAIHPGLIAIGEVGLAGEVRRVGGLEKRLAEAARLGFTKAIVPADTPNRGKDLKPMDIQAKYGLKVFSAADIRSALLAAGITS
- a CDS encoding class I SAM-dependent methyltransferase — translated: MKFPSVRADVSSGGIPSPNIWHHPAVYEVENRAVDPGGVIESTMRELHDWAGAVVLDIGCGTGFHLPRFATTARQVIGIEPHATLAAAARRRTAGLGNVDVRQATAQALPVPDASIDVMHARWAYFFGPGCEPGLAELDRVMRRGGTAFVIDNDAGRSTFGRWFREGYPMIDPVKVERFWSSRGWQRHALDMGWRFERREDFEAVVRIEFKPELAERIIAEHAGVEVDYAINLWTRQY
- a CDS encoding beta-ketoacyl-ACP synthase III — protein: MTGSRVVALGHYQPDRVLTNAELATMVDTNDEWIQSRVGIRERRIAAPDEQVDEMAARAAEKALANSGLDATEIDMVVVATCTAIDRSPNVAARVAARLGLSTPAALDVNTACSGFSHAIATADHAIRAGAATKALVIGVEKLSDWTDWTDRTTCVLIGDGAGAAVLVASEEPEVGPVVWGSVPEMSDAVRIEGRDGTFAQEGQSVFRWTTTQLPKIAKQVCEKSGITPEDLGAVVLHQANLRIIEPLAKRLGAVNAVIARDVIESGNTSAASIPIAWSKLVERREIPKGAPVLLFGFGGGLSYAGQIVRCP